Genomic DNA from Perca fluviatilis chromosome 12, GENO_Pfluv_1.0, whole genome shotgun sequence:
tctctttccctccaggcagctccacacccccaccaacatcctcctcctctctctggctgtctcagacTTTCTAGTGGGCCTCGTGCTGATGCCTGTAGTAGTTCTCCGACAAACATTCTGCTGGTTTCTTGGTGACCTTGTCTGTGCTATGTATACTATCTTTTCAGGGATCATTACCTCTGCCTCAATAGGTGACATGGTGCTCATATCAGTTGACCGTTATGTGGCTATTTGTGACCCTCTGCATTACACCACTAAAGTCACTGTGAACAGAGTtaaactctgtgtttgtctgtgttggctcTATTCTGTTTCCTACAACTTTCTCTTTCTTAAGGATGACCTGACTCAACCGGGGAGGTATAATTCCTGCTACGGAGAATGTGCGTTGGTCGTTGACTATGTCTTAGCAGCTGTAGATGTTGTTTTGTCCTTTATTGTTCCAGTTATTCTCATCATAGCTCTGTATCTGAGAATATTtgccgtggctgtgtctcaggctcgtgccatgcgctctcacattacagctgtcacactccagctTTCAGAgactccaaaggcaaagaaatcagagctgaaagcagccaggactcTTGGTGTTCTGGTAGTTGTGTTTCTAATGTGTTTCTGCCCATTTTACTCTGTCTCTATTGCAGGTGTTAATGCTTCATCTGCAGCCTATGTTCTCTTTTTGTTCTATTGtaactcttgtctaaaccctgtgatctatgccttgttttacccctggtttagaaaagcagttaaACTCATAGTTACTCTTCAGATCCTGCAACCTGGCTCCTGtgagaccaacatgctgtagagagagtgtggagggactgagatcagACTCGGCCTAAAAATTCAAGGAATGACAATGTTCCTACTGTTCAGTGATCAGTTGTTGTATACAGAACTTGAAACTATGCTTTGTAGTCTAAAAGTCTAAATTGTGCATGATCAACAATTGAAAGGCCTGTGCTTCAGCTTtatcttgttgtgtattttgtctctctgatgctgctgcatttaaagagagtcataagcaccatatacagttttttaagtaatcacatatttacatatgtatGACACATATAAagagtattttttttcccagggaaacttgtttttctttgtgataGGAAAAATGTCATCCCAACACAACAAAAGAGCTACTAAAGCTTTGTATTCATGTCACTATATTGGTGAAAGCATCATCCAAGTAATTAGTGTCCATTTAGttacaaacagaaataaaatacagaTGCCCCTGACCAACCACACTTTCCCATCAAGTATAGAAAAACATAATTCATGAATAGCAATTGTGTTTCACATGAAACTGTCAGTACGAAAAGATCTTGGCCCCTGAGTGATGGAGTGGAGTAGCAACAGATATGTAATTGCAGATGAATTTTCTGTAGAAAGTAAAACCACCCAGGGACCTCTGCATCATCCTGATAGACAAAGACACATGTGTTTACCGTGTCTCTAAGGTTTCCAAGGCTGCAGGGCATTGATCAGAGTCAGAGACAGAACCAGATACTCTTAATGACCACTGGGGGGGTTAAAGGCTTTTACCATTTCTGCCAAAATCTAACTCAGTGATAGACATTTCTGAGGTGTGAAGCTGCATTTAGTCTGTGAAAAAACACAGCCctctcattcatttaaatgtggCCAATCTGTTAAAGCAGCAGGGCTTAGTTTAAAAcatcaacaataaaaacaacagtgCCACGTGATGTGACATCATCCAGAAAGGTCGTGTCTGGGGTTAAGGTCAGGAATGGAGGGATTGATTAGGGTCAGAGGGAGAaactagggttagggttaggcacgaagagatgatgaaaaagtattttGATTGGCAGAAGTCAACATAGGATCCTCTTATACCTACGAGATGACTGTTAATATAACTTTTAGGCATTTAAGGTGTTGACCAGCAGCTGAGGATTCAGATGATATGATCGAGAATTACTTTTCTGGACACTAAACtaaacaaataatataataacaaatgaaaaatgaatgagtatgagtatgtgaTGACAGATACAAACTGAGTCAGTTAATAAACTGGTCATGACGTAACTACTGGGGCACTAGAATTGATATTCCTGCTGATGAAGTTTGGGTTAAAAGACTTATTTATTACGGAATTAATAATATGAAGCATCTTTTTAAAGATGTCATAGTGTGGATGTGGTGGAAGTGGCCTCAATGCAGACGGATCattttgcattattattttcaataaGCACTGTAGGATCAAATTAGGCCATAGTAATAACTTTATTAACAAGCAGCACATATGTCACTGAAATAATGGATATGTTCCCATTGTTGAACTTattacttgtcctgaagaatccATATTACAAAGTGCTCAgcaacatgtgtgtctgtggcctAAATGAAAATTAACGATGCCTCCTCATATGATGCAGCCAGGCGTATACCAGGCATCCAACGTCAATGCccgttctagatggattttgtaaaaaacaaatacctgttttctgaacaagcGTGAttcaatggttttgttttgaaggacgAAGTTACTTTAGGAAAAATGTATGTAGTGcaggactcggtcgagaccaacttTAATATTTGGCGAGACCAATGGCCAAGTCCAAGAGAAATCTGAGGCAATAGAAAAACGTCTGGAGTCCAGACTCGAGTCCAGTCTCAGGCTACAGCACTGCGAGGTGTGTGATGGATGAGTTAGTGGTAAACATTTACCTACATCCCAGGAGATACTTCTTaaatttgtgttctcacatttcaCTTAGATGAGAGATTTCTGTTTACTTATAGCATAGTAAGTTAAAGGAGGGATGAAAAAGTTTTAGCTGCTGATGATTTCATTTCTCAACAACTCCTGCTGTCACTAGAGGTCTCCGTTTCCTACTAATTTGTTTAGGGCCTGTTTTGAGACAGGGTGCCTCCCCCCCACTCTGCCAATTTACCTCaagtttaaaggtgctgtaggtaggattgtgaagatccaggattgagccaaagaatttgaacatcgacaacttctcagtccatCTCCACCATTCCACTAAAGCCCAAACGGTcccctaagcccctccccccacgagggagaatgaatgcgtgtgcatgagcagtgatttaGAGTATTGGGGCTTAAACTCACTCTGTAGTGCCAGAAACCGGTTGATATGACAAAACAGAAGGTGGTGTGAAATTTGTCATAAATTGAGAGAAAAACAGGCGAGTTGTGACCCTGGGAGGAAACCAGGAGAGGGCAATGAAAAAGGGGAGTCTCCTGGGAAAATGGGGAGAATCTGGGACAAACTGACACCAGACAAACTGACACCAGACAAAGATAAAAATACACAAGGCAACAAGGGTTGTAACGAGAGACAGGTGACCTGAGGGCTGATGAAGAGGTGGAACACATCAGGGTCaacagacaatcacaaaggaggGACAAAACACAAGGAAGGAAGTCAGACAAGACAACAAACATGACACTAAACATTGGAAGATCTAGGAGGCAGTAGATGTTCTAGAAGGCCCCGAAACTCTCTAGTTGCTTTTTTGTCTATAAAAAGTATGCTCTATTgtctattttacaaatattagtTGTGCTATATGTGGTTGATGTTGAACAGTGATGGCATGTGGCTACAAGTCGCTCATCAGGATCTGGAAATAGACTTGCCAGTCTTCTGCCGACTCTGCTAACCTCCTGCTAACCTCCTGCCAACTCAGCTGGCTGAAGTTTTCAAATTTAAACACAGATGAGATCAAGCTAGCAAGACCATGTCTAGACCATCTAATGATGACGAGTCCCGTATCAGGATGGGGAAATCAACCCACCAGTCTCCTGCTGACATGGCCGCTCAAATTTATTCATactatcaaatcataacaagag
This window encodes:
- the LOC120569482 gene encoding LOW QUALITY PROTEIN: trace amine-associated receptor 13c-like (The sequence of the model RefSeq protein was modified relative to this genomic sequence to represent the inferred CDS: inserted 2 bases in 1 codon) — its product is MEVEDRAQLCFPQFPNTSCRKPLSPLPQRPXLRSPSALLTVTLNLLIIISISHYRQLHTPTNILLLSLAVSDFLVGLVLMPVVVLRQTFCWFLGDLVCAMYTIFSGIITSASIGDMVLISVDRYVAICDPLHYTTKVTVNRVKLCVCLCWLYSVSYNFLFLKDDLTQPGRYNSCYGECALVVDYVLAAVDVVLSFIVPVILIIALYLRIFAVAVSQARAMRSHITAVTLQLSETPKAKKSELKAARTLGVLVVVFLMCFCPFYSVSIAGVNASSAAYVLFLFYCNSCLNPVIYALFYPWFRKAVKLIVTLQILQPGSCETNML